The Thermocrinis ruber genome has a window encoding:
- the pelG gene encoding exopolysaccharide Pel transporter PelG, whose amino-acid sequence MAGISLELRRLYREGKLGRVLLAVGYSAVLGTGNWLFAILSIFVSAYIAEKLWGVSETLIKYQVYITYCVSISLILSGFFQLSFTRYISDRLFEKEFERVLPNTHGVAILTAIYSFFIALLLSFFFFKGYPYYYHVLFSFTVATLSVIWVVNALLTGLKSYRHIFASFVISYSIAALAVISLSNFGLVWLMLSFYLSQTLLLFLILFRVARDYRSSKLLEFDFLRKDRLYKSLMLTGFFANLGIWIDKYVFWYSPMTGTHVLGNMKASVIYDVPFTLALISIVPGFAVAFLKIELEFFDNYDAYYKAVRTWGRLDDLYRLANKMIESVRSAFFETLRFQALTAILLIFIHEYIFIFLKLPTAYIPLFEIFLVAKVFLMGYIVIYALLSYFDLRRELVKMTFTFALLNFVFTLLTQFLGAYFYGYGYMFALMFSMILGMEYLRRFLNDVHYRTFALRE is encoded by the coding sequence AAGAAGGCTTTACAGAGAGGGAAAGCTAGGAAGGGTCCTTTTGGCGGTGGGCTACTCTGCAGTTCTGGGAACAGGCAATTGGCTCTTTGCCATACTCAGCATCTTTGTATCCGCTTACATAGCGGAAAAGCTTTGGGGAGTGAGCGAAACCTTAATCAAATACCAGGTATACATCACATACTGCGTTTCCATAAGCCTGATTCTTTCGGGCTTTTTCCAGCTTTCCTTTACAAGGTATATATCCGACAGGCTCTTTGAAAAGGAGTTTGAAAGGGTTCTTCCAAACACCCACGGGGTGGCAATACTGACCGCAATCTACAGCTTCTTTATAGCCCTTCTGCTGTCTTTTTTCTTCTTTAAAGGATATCCATACTATTATCATGTGCTATTCAGCTTTACCGTTGCTACCCTTTCCGTTATTTGGGTGGTGAACGCTTTACTCACCGGATTGAAGAGCTACAGGCACATATTCGCATCCTTTGTTATCTCGTACTCAATAGCAGCGCTTGCGGTAATTTCTCTATCAAATTTTGGATTAGTATGGCTTATGCTTAGCTTTTATCTTAGTCAGACCTTACTGCTGTTTTTAATACTTTTCAGAGTTGCAAGGGACTATAGGTCTTCAAAACTTTTGGAGTTTGATTTTTTGAGAAAGGATAGGCTTTACAAAAGCTTGATGCTAACCGGATTTTTCGCTAACTTAGGTATTTGGATAGACAAATACGTGTTTTGGTACAGTCCAATGACGGGGACCCACGTGCTGGGGAACATGAAGGCGTCCGTCATTTACGATGTGCCCTTTACCCTGGCTCTTATTTCAATAGTACCCGGTTTTGCGGTGGCTTTTCTGAAGATTGAGCTGGAGTTTTTTGATAACTACGACGCGTACTACAAGGCGGTCAGAACTTGGGGAAGGTTGGATGACCTTTACAGGCTCGCAAACAAGATGATAGAAAGCGTCCGCTCAGCCTTTTTTGAAACTCTGAGATTTCAAGCCCTTACCGCCATACTACTTATCTTCATTCACGAGTATATATTTATATTTCTCAAACTGCCCACCGCCTACATTCCACTGTTTGAGATATTTCTCGTTGCCAAAGTATTCCTGATGGGATACATAGTTATTTATGCCCTTCTTTCTTACTTTGACCTAAGGAGGGAACTGGTTAAAATGACTTTTACTTTTGCCTTGCTAAACTTTGTCTTTACACTCCTAACCCAATTTCTCGGGGCGTACTTTTACGGTTATGGCTATATGTTTGCCTTAATGTTTTCCATGATATTGGGTATGGAATACCTAAGGAGGTTCTTGAATGATGTTCATTATAGGACTTTTGCTCTTCGTGAGTAG
- a CDS encoding bifunctional glycoside hydrolase 114/ polysaccharide deacetylase family protein, whose product MMFIIGLLLFVSSLLAQELKCVLLYYHHKPLPDDVLYAYDWVVLDADNPYMEVLKEKSFYQKKRAKLIGYMSVGEIETYRDYYKDLKKYSIGRNPMWKSLVADVRNKEYRKFLLEVVAKRIADRGFDGFLLDTLDSYQLSARKEEWKDFQDALVDFVKELRKRYSNKLIVLNRGFEFIDRVKEDINGVLVESLFSGLDAKKRYRAISEEEKKWLLDQLSRIKSYGIPVIVVDYADPRDKKKAKELVGKIAELGFIPYVADRELSRVGYSLCSLIPRKVAILYSSKENPVAQYEPTHRLTSMVLEYLGFVPEMFDIEEELPEIYPELGYAGVMVGFLGKLDEKLTDWLIKAKEEGLKLFFLNSLPYNEKFYRAFGIRVERNRERSINPFRLIRPKENGGFEAPIKVSYTDTLLIAEKGTPMVEVENSLGQKHHPFALFDWGGYAVNESLLNSEELWSFDPFEVFKKVFGTTLLIPDLTTQNGGRILTAHIDGDAFFGDAEFDPSKTLGEVIREEIIKRYPIPHTVSIVVGEVSKDGLYPDRSERLINVTKSIFSIEWVEPASHSFSHPYDWQPKYRKRELPYGYNLPIKGYNLNWDSEIRGSVEWINREVLKDLGKKVRVFLWTGECNPNREQLRQTYQLGLFNVNGGLTTITQQEPFLKNIGPSGVNYGPYFQVYAPVQNENIYTNLWTGPFWGFLNVIQTFELTENPRRLKPISIYYHFYSGQKLASLNALKRVYEWALSKEVSPMFLSEYSRWVLDFRQTAIMRWEEGFRVKNAGGLRTLRYPKEWGYPDAEKGKGVVGYREGKDGYNYLFLDGSGDYYLVFSSQKPKFALLYSNGYVESFERKGKEYRLRLSSYLPLEVRLETSCKVFINGKAYNPGVVEFKGGKHADIKAVCTD is encoded by the coding sequence ATGATGTTCATTATAGGACTTTTGCTCTTCGTGAGTAGTTTGTTGGCGCAGGAACTAAAATGTGTGCTACTTTACTATCATCACAAACCTTTGCCCGATGATGTGCTCTATGCTTACGATTGGGTCGTGCTGGATGCGGACAACCCTTATATGGAGGTTTTGAAGGAGAAGAGCTTTTATCAAAAAAAGAGGGCAAAACTCATAGGTTACATGAGCGTAGGAGAGATAGAAACCTACAGGGACTATTACAAAGACCTTAAAAAGTATTCCATCGGAAGAAATCCCATGTGGAAGTCTTTGGTGGCAGATGTGAGGAACAAAGAGTACAGAAAGTTCCTTTTGGAGGTGGTGGCTAAAAGGATTGCGGACAGAGGCTTTGATGGGTTCCTTTTGGACACTTTAGATTCATACCAGCTTTCCGCCAGAAAGGAAGAGTGGAAAGACTTTCAGGACGCCCTTGTGGATTTTGTAAAGGAGCTAAGAAAAAGGTATTCCAACAAACTGATAGTTTTAAACAGAGGCTTTGAGTTTATAGATAGAGTTAAAGAAGACATAAATGGCGTTTTGGTGGAGAGTCTTTTTAGTGGGCTTGATGCAAAAAAAAGATACAGGGCAATTTCTGAGGAGGAAAAAAAATGGCTATTGGACCAGCTAAGCAGGATAAAGTCCTATGGCATTCCCGTGATAGTGGTGGATTACGCAGACCCGAGGGACAAAAAGAAGGCAAAGGAGCTTGTTGGAAAGATCGCGGAGCTTGGGTTTATTCCATACGTGGCAGACAGGGAGCTTTCAAGGGTCGGATACTCTCTCTGTTCTTTAATTCCAAGAAAGGTTGCCATTCTCTATAGTTCAAAGGAAAATCCGGTAGCCCAGTATGAACCCACTCACAGGCTCACATCTATGGTGCTTGAATACTTGGGTTTTGTGCCCGAGATGTTTGACATAGAAGAGGAGTTGCCCGAAATTTACCCAGAGCTCGGCTATGCGGGCGTAATGGTGGGTTTTTTAGGAAAGCTTGACGAAAAATTAACTGATTGGTTGATAAAGGCAAAGGAAGAGGGTTTAAAGCTGTTCTTTTTGAACTCGCTGCCCTACAATGAAAAATTTTATAGAGCCTTTGGTATAAGGGTAGAAAGGAACAGAGAGAGGTCTATAAACCCTTTTAGGCTGATAAGACCGAAGGAAAACGGGGGCTTTGAGGCGCCAATAAAGGTATCCTACACGGATACTCTGTTAATTGCAGAAAAAGGAACACCCATGGTTGAGGTGGAAAACTCCCTCGGACAAAAACACCATCCTTTTGCCCTCTTTGATTGGGGAGGATACGCAGTTAATGAATCCCTCTTGAACTCAGAGGAACTGTGGAGCTTTGACCCTTTTGAGGTGTTCAAAAAGGTCTTTGGGACCACCCTTTTGATCCCTGACCTTACCACCCAAAACGGTGGAAGAATACTTACCGCCCACATAGATGGAGATGCCTTCTTTGGAGACGCAGAATTTGACCCTTCCAAGACCCTGGGAGAGGTAATAAGGGAAGAAATAATAAAAAGGTATCCTATTCCGCATACCGTTTCCATAGTAGTGGGAGAGGTCTCCAAGGATGGACTGTATCCGGATAGGTCAGAGAGGTTAATAAACGTAACAAAGAGCATATTCTCAATTGAGTGGGTTGAACCCGCAAGCCACAGCTTTTCCCATCCCTATGACTGGCAACCCAAATACAGAAAAAGGGAGCTACCTTACGGCTACAACCTTCCAATAAAAGGCTATAACCTCAACTGGGACAGTGAAATAAGAGGCTCGGTAGAATGGATCAACAGAGAGGTTTTGAAGGACCTTGGAAAAAAAGTTAGAGTTTTCCTCTGGACGGGCGAATGCAACCCAAACAGAGAACAGCTAAGACAAACCTACCAGCTTGGCCTTTTCAACGTCAATGGAGGACTGACCACAATAACCCAGCAGGAGCCCTTCCTGAAGAACATAGGTCCCTCCGGTGTCAATTACGGACCCTACTTTCAGGTCTATGCTCCCGTGCAGAACGAAAACATATACACAAACCTTTGGACGGGTCCCTTCTGGGGCTTTTTAAATGTTATACAGACCTTTGAGCTCACAGAAAACCCAAGAAGGTTAAAGCCTATTTCTATTTATTATCACTTTTATTCAGGGCAAAAGTTGGCTTCTTTGAACGCTTTGAAAAGGGTTTACGAATGGGCTCTATCAAAGGAAGTAAGTCCCATGTTCTTGTCCGAGTATAGCAGGTGGGTTTTGGACTTCAGACAGACCGCCATAATGAGATGGGAAGAAGGCTTTAGAGTAAAAAACGCGGGCGGATTGAGGACCCTGAGGTACCCAAAGGAATGGGGCTATCCGGACGCAGAGAAGGGCAAGGGAGTGGTGGGCTACAGGGAAGGGAAGGATGGCTACAACTATCTCTTTCTGGATGGTTCGGGAGACTACTATTTGGTCTTTTCCTCCCAAAAGCCAAAGTTTGCACTTTTATACTCAAACGGCTATGTAGAAAGCTTTGAAAGAAAAGGAAAAGAGTATAGGCTAAGGCTAAGCTCCTACCTACCTTTGGAGGTTCGTTTGGAAACCTCTTGCAAAGTGTTCATAAACGGAAAAGCCTACAACCCTGGGGTTGTTGAGTTCAAAGGAGGAAAACATGCGGACATCAAAGCGGTATGCACTGATTAA
- the leuS gene encoding leucine--tRNA ligase: MEKSYNPRDIEQKWQRHWEELGVFKVEEGENKVYVLEMFPYPSGRIHMGHVRNYTIGDALARFLRMKGKRVLHPMGWDAFGLPAENAALKHGVHPAQWTKENINYMKQQLKSMGFSYDWDREIATCDPEYYKWNQWIFLKLYEKGLVYRKDAEVNWCPNDETVLANEQVIEGKCWRCGTPVVRRNVPSWYIKITDYAERLLEDLKLLEGKWPERVILQQRNWIGRSEGAVIKFYVDELPIEVFTTRPDTVFGATFLVLAPEHPLTLTLAKRGGRLKEVEEFVNKMKHMSSRERGTQEEKEGVFLGVYAKNPTNGELIPVWTANYVLYEYGTGAIMCVPAHDQRDYEFAQKYNLPIKVVVKPKDSDPPEGKTYIDPGILINSGPFDGMDSERAKREITQWLKEKGLADFKITYRLRDWNISRQRYWGTPIPIIYCPSCGTVPVPEDQLPVLLPEKVEITGHGNPLEKVEDWVNTTCPKCGGPAKRETDTMDTFFDSSWYFLRYCDPKNDNLPFDPKKVESWMPVDYYIGGIEHAVLHLLYARFFQKFLFDLGLVKDPEPFERLITQGMVLKRWVSIEKFLEYLGLSLEDCVELLRAKISELTS, from the coding sequence ATGGAAAAAAGCTACAATCCAAGGGATATAGAACAGAAGTGGCAAAGGCACTGGGAGGAGCTTGGAGTTTTTAAGGTGGAGGAGGGAGAGAATAAGGTCTATGTGCTTGAGATGTTTCCATACCCATCGGGGCGCATTCACATGGGTCATGTTAGAAATTACACCATTGGAGATGCTCTGGCGCGCTTTTTGAGGATGAAGGGAAAAAGAGTTTTGCATCCTATGGGATGGGACGCCTTCGGTTTGCCCGCGGAAAACGCAGCGCTAAAACATGGAGTGCATCCCGCCCAATGGACCAAGGAAAACATAAATTACATGAAACAGCAACTCAAAAGTATGGGCTTTTCCTACGATTGGGACAGGGAGATTGCTACCTGCGACCCAGAGTATTACAAGTGGAACCAGTGGATCTTTTTAAAGCTCTACGAAAAGGGCTTGGTTTATAGAAAGGATGCGGAGGTTAATTGGTGCCCTAACGATGAGACGGTCCTTGCAAACGAGCAGGTTATAGAGGGCAAGTGTTGGCGTTGTGGAACACCCGTGGTAAGGAGAAACGTGCCCTCCTGGTACATAAAGATCACCGATTATGCAGAGAGACTTTTGGAAGACTTAAAGCTCTTGGAAGGTAAGTGGCCCGAAAGGGTGATCCTCCAGCAAAGAAACTGGATAGGTAGGTCCGAAGGGGCGGTAATAAAGTTCTATGTGGACGAATTACCCATAGAAGTCTTTACCACTAGACCGGACACGGTTTTTGGTGCCACCTTTTTGGTGCTAGCACCCGAGCATCCACTAACTTTGACCCTTGCCAAGAGGGGAGGTAGGCTGAAAGAAGTGGAAGAGTTTGTCAACAAAATGAAGCACATGTCCTCAAGGGAGAGGGGGACCCAAGAGGAAAAGGAGGGCGTATTTCTTGGAGTGTATGCGAAAAACCCTACCAACGGTGAGCTGATTCCCGTATGGACCGCCAACTATGTGCTCTATGAGTATGGCACTGGGGCGATCATGTGCGTGCCCGCCCACGACCAAAGGGACTACGAGTTTGCCCAAAAGTACAACCTTCCCATAAAGGTGGTAGTCAAACCCAAAGACTCAGACCCGCCAGAGGGCAAAACCTACATAGATCCTGGCATCCTCATAAACTCCGGACCCTTTGACGGAATGGACTCAGAGAGGGCAAAAAGGGAAATAACCCAGTGGCTAAAGGAGAAAGGTTTGGCGGACTTCAAAATCACATACAGGCTGAGAGATTGGAACATATCCCGCCAAAGATACTGGGGTACACCCATTCCCATAATTTACTGTCCAAGCTGTGGTACTGTGCCAGTACCGGAGGATCAACTCCCTGTTTTACTGCCAGAAAAGGTGGAGATCACAGGACATGGAAATCCTTTAGAGAAGGTGGAGGATTGGGTAAATACCACCTGTCCCAAGTGCGGAGGTCCCGCCAAAAGAGAAACGGACACCATGGACACCTTCTTTGATTCTTCTTGGTATTTCCTCCGCTACTGCGACCCAAAGAACGACAATCTACCCTTTGACCCCAAGAAGGTGGAAAGCTGGATGCCGGTGGATTACTACATAGGCGGTATAGAGCATGCGGTCTTGCACCTTCTGTATGCCCGGTTCTTCCAAAAGTTTCTCTTTGACCTTGGGCTTGTGAAGGATCCAGAGCCCTTTGAAAGGCTCATCACCCAAGGTATGGTGCTAAAAAGGTGGGTGAGCATTGAAAAGTTTTTGGAGTATTTGGGACTGAGTTTGGAGGACTGTGTGGAGCTTTTGAGGGCTAAGATCTCTGAGCTTACTTCTTGA
- a CDS encoding iron-sulfur cluster assembly scaffold protein yields MFEYSEKVLDHFLNPRNVGVLEDANGIGQCGNPACGDAMLFTIKVNPETDVIEDVRFKTFGCGSAIAVSSQLTEMVKGKTIDYALNLTYKDIFEELGGLPPQKIHCTNLGLETLHVAIKDYLIKQGRLEEAEKIPDCYEEQEEEKTEFEFLSL; encoded by the coding sequence ATGTTTGAATACAGCGAAAAAGTATTAGATCACTTTTTGAACCCAAGGAATGTGGGTGTTTTGGAGGATGCCAACGGCATTGGGCAGTGTGGAAACCCTGCCTGCGGAGATGCTATGCTATTTACCATAAAGGTAAACCCCGAGACAGACGTTATAGAGGATGTGAGGTTTAAAACCTTCGGCTGTGGCTCTGCCATAGCGGTTTCTTCTCAGCTTACAGAGATGGTCAAAGGCAAGACCATAGACTACGCCCTCAACCTAACCTACAAGGACATCTTTGAAGAGCTGGGCGGACTTCCCCCTCAAAAGATCCACTGCACCAACTTGGGCTTGGAAACTCTGCATGTGGCCATCAAGGATTACCTTATAAAGCAGGGTAGGCTTGAAGAGGCAGAAAAGATTCCCGACTGCTACGAAGAGCAAGAAGAGGAAAAGACCGAGTTTGAGTTCCTATCTCTATGA
- a CDS encoding sulfurtransferase TusA family protein, which translates to MELDKIKPDVVHDVVGTFCPVPVAETSKMIKQMQIGQILELIADDPGVVEDIPAWCKATGQEFLGMYEEDGEFHLFIRKVKEL; encoded by the coding sequence ATGGAGTTGGATAAGATAAAGCCCGACGTAGTTCATGATGTAGTGGGGACCTTTTGCCCTGTGCCCGTAGCAGAGACCTCTAAAATGATCAAACAGATGCAAATAGGGCAGATTTTAGAGTTGATAGCGGATGACCCGGGCGTGGTGGAGGACATTCCCGCCTGGTGCAAGGCTACGGGGCAAGAGTTCTTGGGCATGTACGAAGAAGACGGCGAGTTTCATCTCTTTATCAGAAAAGTAAAAGAACTATGA
- a CDS encoding DUF1858 domain-containing protein has protein sequence MRERITLDINLKELLEKYPETKEILWDYGLGKLEEEDLLDIVADKLTLKGFFRLMELDEEDQGKLWMEIQNLIRELEDSSWKEKN, from the coding sequence ATGAGGGAGAGGATCACCTTAGACATAAACCTCAAAGAACTTTTGGAGAAATACCCGGAGACTAAGGAAATACTGTGGGATTATGGACTTGGCAAGTTGGAAGAGGAAGACCTTCTTGACATAGTGGCAGACAAGCTAACCCTTAAGGGCTTCTTTAGGTTGATGGAGTTGGATGAGGAAGATCAGGGAAAACTCTGGATGGAAATCCAAAATTTAATTAGAGAGTTGGAGGATTCATCATGGAAAGAGAAAAACTAA
- a CDS encoding NifU family protein: MEREKLKEVELVLEKIRPALKEHHGNLKVVDIKEGEVYLQFEGGCTDCPIVDVSVKEVVDIALKGNLDWVKKVEISVPKHNLL, from the coding sequence ATGGAAAGAGAAAAACTAAAAGAAGTTGAACTGGTCCTTGAAAAAATCAGACCAGCCCTTAAGGAACATCACGGAAACCTAAAGGTTGTGGACATCAAAGAGGGTGAGGTGTATCTACAGTTTGAGGGTGGATGCACCGACTGTCCCATAGTGGACGTTAGCGTAAAGGAAGTGGTGGACATTGCCCTCAAGGGCAATCTAGACTGGGTAAAGAAGGTGGAAATCTCCGTTCCCAAGCACAATCTTTTATGA
- a CDS encoding shikimate dehydrogenase translates to MKISGKTALYGVVGYPISHSLSPVFQNRVFEHLGLNAVYVPFEVKPEDLKTALEGLKALGIKGVNVTIPHKEKVLELVDYADEHAKNIGAVNTVKFGERTEGYNTDWVGFLKSLKEILPELKGKKVLVLGAGGSARAVLYALKQEGAQVFLWNRTKEKAKLLSQSFGVDVVESPEEVVPEADLIVNTTSVGLTEDYMLFDYSLIREGQVVFELLYNRQTLLKEWAEKRGAIYSDGLKMLVYQGLESFRLWTGCEPSPKVALQALSEHLKLTL, encoded by the coding sequence ATGAAAATCTCCGGAAAGACCGCCCTCTACGGCGTCGTCGGATATCCCATAAGCCACTCCCTTTCTCCTGTCTTTCAAAACAGAGTCTTTGAGCATTTGGGCTTAAACGCGGTGTATGTTCCCTTTGAGGTAAAACCCGAGGACCTAAAGACTGCCCTTGAAGGGCTAAAGGCACTGGGAATAAAAGGTGTGAATGTTACTATCCCACACAAGGAGAAGGTCCTTGAGCTCGTTGATTACGCAGACGAGCATGCCAAAAATATTGGGGCGGTAAATACGGTCAAGTTTGGAGAGAGAACAGAAGGCTACAACACTGACTGGGTTGGCTTTTTAAAAAGCCTTAAAGAAATTCTTCCCGAGTTAAAGGGTAAAAAGGTTTTAGTTTTGGGGGCTGGTGGTTCTGCCAGGGCGGTGCTCTATGCCCTAAAGCAAGAGGGAGCGCAGGTCTTTTTGTGGAACAGAACAAAAGAAAAGGCTAAACTGCTCTCCCAAAGCTTTGGGGTGGATGTGGTGGAATCTCCAGAGGAGGTTGTGCCAGAGGCAGACCTAATAGTAAACACCACTTCGGTGGGCTTGACGGAAGACTATATGCTCTTTGATTACTCCCTCATAAGAGAGGGGCAGGTGGTCTTTGAACTGCTTTACAACAGGCAAACCCTTCTAAAGGAGTGGGCGGAAAAAAGGGGAGCTATATACTCAGACGGCTTGAAGATGCTCGTATATCAGGGATTGGAGAGCTTTAGGTTATGGACTGGCTGTGAGCCAAGCCCGAAAGTTGCCCTTCAAGCTCTTTCTGAGCATCTAAAACTAACTCTTTGA